TCTTTTCCTTCTCCAGTTGCGAAAGTCGGGCTACGGTTCTTTCAACCTGGAAACGGCAGTTGAAAGTAAGCCAGCAGGCTGCGGTGGTTGATCCTTGGGGACTCTCTCTCCGGTCGCGTGGCTGCGGAAGAGGGGGAGGCTTACGGTGACTTGGGCCACTGGGCGACTTCGGAGCGGGGGACGGTGACGATTCCGCCGGCGCGGGTCTTCCACATCACCAGGACGTCATCGCCTCCACTCTCGGTGGCGAGGAAGACGCGTCCGTCCTTGAGCCGGACCAGATCCGGTTGGCGGTTGAACCACGGGTTGTCCTCAGGCGTCCAGCCTGCGGGGACGGCACCCTCGCGCGCGCAGACCGGGCATTCCTGCGTTCCGGTCGCTTTGCAGGACTTGCAGGCCACGACCCGGCGTCCCTTGCAGGTGGGGCAGGGGCCCTTGCTGACCATCGTGCCGCCCTCAAACACCCACACCTCCCCGGCATGGCCCTCGGAAATGTAGAACGTGCGGCGGTCCGGGGTGCGGACCGCCCGGGCCATGACGCCGGGCTGCCCGGGGTACGGAACCCAGTTCCCTTCGTGGCGTTTGAAGCACGGGCCCGGACAGGGACGGTACCCGGCATTGCAGCGCGGGGCGGCGCAGGCGACCTCCCCCTTGCCGGCACACAGGAAGCAGATCTGCTCCCCCTCCCTGGGAGCACGGGGCTGGCCGGCGGGCGGATCAGCGATCGTCGAAGCGGCCGTCACCGAGGCCGGCGGCGATTCGGCGAGCCGCTGCTTCATCGCCGCCTTGGCCCTCGCCACCTGGGCATCGGTCGTCGGCCCGAGGTCCGTATCGTCCGGCCCGGAGGCATCGGCGGATTCCGTCGCACGGGAGCAGCCGCCCGCCCAGGCAACGGCCATGAGGACGGCCAGAATCAGGGGGCGGCTGATGGGGTTCACGGAGGGTCCCCGACCTGCGGGCATGTGGGGACACTGCCTCAACCCCGGGGTTCTGGGAAGGGGGTTCCCCGCGGCGGAGGCCGTTCCGATTTACTACTAAGAATTTAGTTGACCGGGATGGCGGGGCGGCCTATCCGTCATCCACTAATTCGTTAGTAGTCACGGAACACCCCATGCCCCGCAAGAAATCCAGGACGCTGACCGACGCCGAGCTTCGCATCATGGAGGTGATCTGGAAGCAGGGGTCCGCCACGGTCGGGGAGGTGGCCGAGGCGTTGTCAGGCAAGGACGGCTCGGCCTACACGACGATCCTTACGCTGATGGGCATTCTGCGGACCAAGGGATACCTGTCCTGCCGCAAGGACGGCCGGGTGCAGGTGTTCACGCCGCGTGTGGACCGTGCCGCGGCGGCACGCAAGGCCGTCCAGCAGCTCCTGAAGAAGTTTTTTGCCGGATCGCCCGGGGAGCTGGTGTTGAGCTTTCTGCGGACCGACGAGCTCAGTCTGGAGGAACTTGAGGAGCTCAAGCGACGGATCCAGGACACCCCCGATTCCCGGCCATGAACCTGTACGCGACGGCGCAGCACGTGATGGAGGCCCTGACCAATGGGGCCCTTCAAGGATTGGTGGTTTTCGCGCTGGTCGCCGCAGCGCTGCGCCTGCTTCCGACGATGAATGCCGCGACCCGGCATGCGGTGTGGTTCGTCAGCCTGCTGCTGATGGCCGCGCTTCCAGTGGTGCACGGGTTTCGCGTGTCCGAGTTTTTCAGGGCGGTGCCGACGCCGGCGCCGGCGCCTGGTCCCGTTGCGGCGTTGGTGCCTACGGACACCCAGTTCCCCGCTTCCGCAGAATCCCGGTTGCCATTCCCCCATCGGATCCCGGGCGGGGAAGTCCCGCTTCCGGACGGGCGTGCGTGGGTGATCGCCGAAGGCGACGATCCGCTGGTGCCATGGATCGAGTCCGGTGCGAGTCCGGACGCGGCGGAGAGCGGACAGCAAGTCACCGGCTCTTCACCCAAGCCCCAATCGGTTGACCGTCGTCTGACGGGGTTCGCCGACGAGGAACCGGCCGGTTTGTCCCACGGCGCTTCGGAAAGCGCCGCCCGCTGGGGGATTCCGGTTTCCCAGGGAGTCGCAGTGGTCCTGGTGCTCGGCTGGATCATTCCGGCGGCTTTCCGGCTCACCCGTCTGATGGTGGAAGTGGGCCGGGTGCGCCAGCTCAAACGGGGCTCCAAGCCCGCGCCTGAGGAGGTTTGCCGATGCTTCGAGCACCTTCGAACCGTCATGGGCGTGCGCCGTCCGGTCGTGGTTCGGATCGGTCCGGCGGACACCGTGCCGTTCGTCGCGGGTTTCCTGCATCCCATCGTGGTGCTTCCCGAGGGCCATGGCATGCCGCAGTCCATCGGCGACGTGACCCAGGTGCTGAGACACGAACTGGCCCATGTGCGGCGGCATGACGACTGGACCCATCTGATCGAGCAGGGGTTGCGGGCCGTGCTGTGGTTTCATCCGGCGGTTCACTGGATCGTCCGCCGCCTCTCCCTGGAGCGGGAGATCGCCTGCGACGATCACGTGCTCGACGCCGCCCACAGCTCGCGAAACTACGCGCTGCTGCTGACTGGATTTGCCGGACGACGTCCGGGTCGCGATCTGCACGCGGCTCCGGCGGTCTGGAGTCGTAAAACACAACTGAAGGAACGAATCGCCATGATACTCGATACGAAACGGAACGCGTCCCCACGGATCGCCCGCGCGATGGCCGGCCTGCTGATCCTGGGCACCACCGGCATCACCGGACTGGTGCTGCGGGCGGGTCCACAACTGGACCTGATCGCCCCGCCGTCGGCCGACAGCGATGCCACGGCGGCATTCCCCGTGAACGTGGAGGCCGCCATCAACGTGAATCCGGACGCGCTTCCGGAGCCGGTGGCCCCGGTTCTCGACGGGAAGGAAGGGGTGACGAGGCCCAGGATCAAGACGGGGGTCGCCGGGGAGGTGCCCGAACCCCCGACCCCCCCGGAACCGACCTTGGCGCCGCCCCCCGTTCCACCAATCCCGGCGTTGCCGGCACTGGAGCCGCTGCCGGCGCCGCGTCCGGTGCGCGCGGCGGCCAACGTCAATGTCCACGTGGATCCGGCCGCCGATGTGCGTACCGATGCCTCCAAGGCGGTTCGGGTCAACGTCCGCAGGATTGAAGGAAAGGATCGCGGGTCCTTGGAGGAGCGGCTGGACCGGCTTGAGCGGATGATGGAGCAGCTGATGGCTTGGGAGGGTGCCGGCTGGCAGGCCAATGACGGGTCGCCGGACCGCGTTGAGTTCCGCGTCGAGCAGGATCCCACGGCGGGGGCGCGGGGGATTGCGCGGAAGGCGGTTTTGGAGGCGAGATCCCACCTCCCCGATGCCGAGATGGTGGCGCGGATCAACAAGGAGGTTGCCGCTGCGGCGCGTGAAGGGGAGCGGGCGGCCCGGGAGGCGGTCCGCGAGGCCCAGAAGGCGATGCGGGAGCAGCAA
The sequence above is drawn from the Verrucomicrobiia bacterium genome and encodes:
- a CDS encoding BlaI/MecI/CopY family transcriptional regulator, which encodes MPRKKSRTLTDAELRIMEVIWKQGSATVGEVAEALSGKDGSAYTTILTLMGILRTKGYLSCRKDGRVQVFTPRVDRAAAARKAVQQLLKKFFAGSPGELVLSFLRTDELSLEELEELKRRIQDTPDSRP